A stretch of Clostridium formicaceticum DNA encodes these proteins:
- a CDS encoding response regulator transcription factor, producing MKILIADDDPLVCQSLQVLLSREKDMEVIATAHNGAEAIASCQSTLPDVVLMDIQMPVMNGIQATRQIKQDWPEVRVMMLTTFQDEQNIRLAISAGAEGYLIKSIEVSSMAQQLRTLFSGSTVLDADVLRRLTQPEKDELKKLTPREKDIVELVAQGLSNREIAEELFISEGTVRNNVSVILEKLQIRDRTQLAIYYWRKS from the coding sequence ATGAAAATCTTGATTGCAGATGATGATCCATTGGTATGTCAAAGTCTTCAGGTACTTCTTTCTCGTGAGAAGGATATGGAGGTGATAGCTACAGCTCATAATGGTGCTGAAGCCATTGCTTCATGCCAGAGTACATTGCCAGATGTAGTATTAATGGATATACAAATGCCTGTTATGAATGGTATACAGGCGACGCGACAAATTAAGCAGGATTGGCCGGAAGTTCGTGTGATGATGTTAACCACTTTTCAGGATGAACAAAATATTCGCCTGGCCATTTCAGCAGGTGCAGAAGGGTACTTGATTAAGTCAATAGAGGTTTCTAGTATGGCGCAGCAGTTGCGTACGCTTTTTTCTGGCAGTACTGTACTGGATGCGGATGTACTAAGACGATTGACACAACCCGAAAAAGATGAGCTTAAGAAATTGACCCCAAGGGAAAAAGATATTGTAGAATTAGTAGCTCAAGGACTTTCCAATCGTGAAATAGCTGAAGAACTATTTATTAGTGAGGGAACAGTGCGGAACAATGTGTCAGTTATATTGGAAAAGCTACAGATAAGAGATCGAACACAGTTGGCGATTTATTATTGGAGAAAATCATAG
- a CDS encoding ABC transporter permease has translation MTIFYFVFKRFFRKFSDVLFLCLLPIASVFLPAGEWLPIPLGFQYYGIILLFVAAKLASILMEDRTNKTLLRIGVSPITHFQYLWQNLLAYSLILMGLNLVFIIAGVILHGEALISPILLFIIYAFFSMTAIGFSLAWYALFRSKEAAFSVLTGVIVLMSMLGGIMWPVEIMPIPLQRGALLLPTYWFAEGIVLISFGASILELVLPLVMMFMFSIVFLLLGSRRKIA, from the coding sequence ATGACCATATTTTACTTTGTATTTAAACGTTTTTTTCGCAAATTTTCTGATGTTCTATTTTTATGTCTACTACCAATAGCTTCTGTTTTTTTACCTGCGGGAGAATGGCTTCCCATCCCTTTGGGGTTTCAATATTATGGTATCATACTATTGTTTGTTGCTGCTAAGTTAGCAAGTATTCTTATGGAGGATCGTACCAATAAGACATTGCTGCGAATTGGCGTGTCACCCATCACTCACTTTCAATATTTATGGCAAAATTTATTAGCCTATTCATTGATCCTGATGGGGTTAAACCTAGTGTTTATCATAGCTGGAGTAATCCTACATGGAGAAGCACTGATTTCCCCTATCTTATTGTTTATCATCTATGCCTTCTTTTCCATGACTGCCATTGGTTTTTCCTTGGCTTGGTATGCTTTATTCCGTAGTAAAGAGGCAGCCTTTAGTGTTTTGACTGGTGTTATTGTGCTGATGTCTATGTTGGGGGGAATCATGTGGCCTGTTGAAATTATGCCAATACCTTTACAGCGTGGGGCTTTGTTGTTGCCCACTTATTGGTTTGCTGAAGGCATAGTGCTTATTTCATTTGGCGCTTCAATTCTTGAGTTAGTACTTCCCTTGGTCATGATGTTTATGTTTAGCATAGTATTTTTACTATTGGGAAGTAGAAGAAAGATAGCATGA
- a CDS encoding sensor histidine kinase has protein sequence MISKQEIYTAKVGIILGRVFGLSLLSLLWLGSDGTEVGVVLLLFLLIMALTRWRFDLPGWTVIIDQAACFIIMPYWPQAFFGLVLPIFEAMIKGQAWLALPGFAWVIVYEYISIPLFGAFMQAVFVGWLIRGWATETNVYRQEADRERRERYALESFKGELLLANIQAARMAELSERNRIAQELHDDVGHELTAAVLALQAFEHLWKEDNPSAQEMFSQAQQRLSNSALHLRETVHNMKPVKAMGIDALQEICKGFTACPINFQVYGDTSKVSVYLWSILQPCLKEALTNVIRHAEATMVEVCLDVNPHIVRLSIYNDGTVANSRDTGIGLRNLRQRVKAVGGSISIDTADGFRLICVLPMEKNTTNVFEW, from the coding sequence ATGATCAGTAAGCAGGAAATATATACTGCTAAAGTCGGCATAATTCTTGGACGAGTTTTTGGATTATCTCTACTGAGTTTGTTGTGGCTAGGAAGCGACGGCACTGAGGTAGGGGTAGTCCTTCTGCTGTTTTTACTAATTATGGCATTGACCCGTTGGCGCTTTGATTTGCCAGGGTGGACGGTAATTATTGACCAAGCGGCATGTTTTATTATAATGCCATATTGGCCTCAAGCATTCTTTGGACTGGTTTTACCCATCTTTGAGGCTATGATTAAGGGACAAGCGTGGTTGGCTTTACCAGGATTTGCTTGGGTGATTGTTTATGAATATATATCCATACCACTCTTTGGGGCCTTTATGCAAGCTGTCTTTGTTGGGTGGCTCATTCGTGGTTGGGCAACAGAAACCAATGTATATCGTCAAGAAGCTGATCGTGAACGCCGTGAACGCTATGCATTAGAAAGTTTTAAGGGAGAGCTGCTATTGGCCAATATACAAGCCGCTCGTATGGCGGAGTTATCTGAACGGAATCGGATTGCCCAAGAATTGCATGATGATGTAGGACATGAATTAACTGCCGCTGTATTGGCACTACAGGCTTTTGAACACTTATGGAAGGAAGATAATCCATCGGCTCAAGAGATGTTTTCCCAAGCACAGCAAAGACTCTCCAATAGTGCCCTTCACTTAAGAGAGACAGTACACAATATGAAACCAGTGAAGGCCATGGGAATTGATGCGTTACAAGAAATCTGTAAGGGATTTACAGCCTGTCCTATCAATTTTCAAGTTTATGGTGACACATCAAAGGTGTCGGTTTATTTATGGAGCATTCTTCAACCTTGTTTAAAAGAAGCTTTAACAAATGTCATACGCCATGCCGAAGCGACTATGGTAGAAGTCTGTTTAGATGTCAATCCTCATATTGTGAGATTGTCTATATATAACGACGGAACTGTCGCCAATAGTCGGGACACTGGAATAGGCCTTAGAAATCTTCGACAGCGGGTTAAGGCAGTGGGAGGCAGTATATCGATTGATACAGCTGATGGATTTCGACTTATTTGTGTACTTCCTATGGAGAAAAATACTACTAATGTATTTGAGTGGTAA
- a CDS encoding ABC transporter permease, with the protein MILRSSYFMLRRMSRGYLALIILLFLPLALITVLGMVAGDVVDPQLNIPVMDGIAVTMILAFQLYGGFYTMEFIRYDLMSSTKWRMYALPYQVHQHAFSIILSCTLFSAFQGLVMVLFTQWVYGVHWGNIGLVFLVLLAISILSQLVFLNLVLGVKHYKTAEGLGTVYGITSIALAGVWFPMPESGILNFLSTYASPLALGQNAVYALIIGENVDQVILSIGILLAASGAMAVIAVLLGRRKLA; encoded by the coding sequence ATGATTCTAAGATCTAGTTATTTTATGTTGAGAAGAATGTCTAGAGGATATCTTGCGTTAATAATATTATTGTTTCTTCCTTTGGCTTTAATTACAGTGCTGGGAATGGTAGCAGGGGATGTAGTGGATCCTCAGCTTAACATACCTGTTATGGATGGCATTGCGGTAACCATGATTCTTGCTTTTCAACTTTATGGTGGGTTTTACACAATGGAATTTATCAGGTATGATTTGATGTCATCAACAAAATGGCGGATGTATGCTCTGCCCTACCAAGTGCACCAGCACGCTTTTTCAATCATTTTGTCCTGTACACTATTCAGTGCATTTCAAGGCCTGGTGATGGTGTTGTTTACCCAATGGGTATATGGTGTTCATTGGGGAAATATAGGACTTGTATTCCTGGTATTGTTAGCTATCTCCATTCTTTCTCAGCTTGTATTTTTAAACTTAGTATTGGGAGTGAAGCATTATAAAACTGCGGAAGGGTTGGGAACAGTGTATGGTATCACATCAATAGCATTAGCAGGGGTATGGTTTCCTATGCCTGAAAGCGGCATTTTAAACTTTTTGTCCACCTACGCCAGTCCTCTTGCATTGGGACAAAATGCAGTTTATGCATTGATCATAGGAGAAAATGTGGATCAGGTAATTCTAAGCATTGGAATTTTACTTGCAGCCTCGGGAGCAATGGCAGTTATAGCAGTACTTCTTGGAAGGAGGAAGCTGGCATGA
- a CDS encoding ABC transporter ATP-binding protein produces the protein MITHMKNIVKRYGNHLALDCVDVAIEEREILGLLGPNGAGKTTLIHALAGLINIDSGEIEVLGKSQKNNMLEIKKEIGLVTQDIAVFEDLTAKENLEFFGGIYGLRGNTLKKCVEETLEFVGLKEYGGKLPVKFSGGMKRRLNIACALIHRPKFLIMDEPTVGIDPQSRNHILETVRKLNQQGTTILYTTHYMEEVQAIASRVVIMDQGHVIAKGTIEELVEKIQHEEKIKLEVAEPTETLLEKLRKLDGVKQVIQSGREIQIISPVGSGNLDRVLSVARQFGGVRSVSTEKPTLEDVFLTLTGKRLRDGGEE, from the coding sequence ATGATTACACATATGAAAAATATTGTTAAACGATATGGAAATCATTTAGCGCTGGATTGTGTTGATGTTGCGATAGAAGAAAGAGAAATACTGGGTTTGTTAGGTCCCAACGGTGCAGGGAAAACGACATTGATCCATGCATTAGCAGGTCTGATCAATATTGACTCCGGAGAAATTGAGGTACTTGGAAAATCCCAGAAAAATAATATGCTTGAGATCAAGAAGGAGATTGGCCTTGTCACACAGGATATTGCTGTTTTTGAAGATCTAACTGCCAAAGAGAACCTTGAGTTTTTTGGTGGAATATATGGCTTGAGAGGGAATACTTTAAAGAAGTGTGTAGAGGAAACCCTTGAATTTGTTGGTTTGAAGGAGTACGGGGGAAAACTACCCGTGAAATTTTCTGGTGGTATGAAAAGGCGTCTGAATATTGCTTGTGCCCTTATCCACAGACCTAAGTTTTTGATTATGGATGAGCCAACAGTAGGCATTGATCCCCAATCCCGCAATCATATACTTGAAACAGTGCGGAAATTAAATCAGCAAGGAACAACCATTCTTTATACTACCCACTATATGGAGGAAGTACAAGCGATTGCTTCCAGAGTCGTCATTATGGATCAGGGACATGTTATTGCTAAAGGCACCATTGAGGAATTGGTGGAGAAAATTCAACATGAAGAAAAGATTAAACTAGAAGTGGCAGAACCTACGGAGACACTTTTGGAGAAGCTTCGAAAACTTGACGGAGTGAAGCAGGTAATACAGAGTGGAAGGGAAATTCAAATTATATCCCCAGTAGGATCTGGCAATCTAGACCGCGTTCTTTCTGTTGCAAGGCAATTTGGGGGAGTACGTTCAGTTAGTACCGAAAAGCCAACGCTAGAAGATGTATTTTTAACCCTTACTGGTAAAAGATTACGGGATGGAGGGGAGGAATAA